The nucleotide window cggacatgtatgattacctcattaactttccctcgctgttcagtggtgaagcactgcgtgcttataaatctctggacagttatctttacagaaattcaggatttgtcagcgactcagatgtggcatcttgtaaacaagaaaatgatcctcactggatgggtaagtcacttaagtattgagtatagcactgaccagccgattatagaataaggtaattccaaatcgtccgtcttgtttacctggcgttggagaggtagaggcttagcagtggagatttgagtggctgttttctgagcttagtcaactctgactcgcttttgcttcctctcccggcgccgcctccttagctttgcttccaataacaatccacggagaccccgctggtctcgctatctcgtccggaatgtttttttttttttttctcgtctggaatgttgtgcatgcgatggaaatcgctacaaaccgtcattttctgctggaaaccaatgtccagtaagtccatacggttgtagtggatattgaagtccagtacagacgaacaacacgcaaaaatacacacaaaaaacataaaaaacgtgcacaggtagggagagcttgcagccgttgtagtagaattgtatatagtaggtttttccagaagaaaaggtagaagtagaaggcggaaatatggcgtttgaccgacaagatggcgtctgtcacattctggatcggctgtgacgtcacatgcaagtgctccataggttatagaaggtgataaattgtcgctgttcttgctctcaaattagcttgttagcgccgctgatctgaactcctaatcactgccaaacaatgggaaaggtgttgattcctgtgcagatgtcaacatgacagcgcgcagtgataccgagggagacaaaatatagcgccaaataattgcgaggtctgacttttttttatttggcaaaggttttgtgatgcaaatatatcactcttttgaacacgtactgttttgagacgaaaaacgttttactttcgtgaccccaacaaacttgccggactactttcgtctggaccaaaactggacaagaactggactcacaggatgctgtcaggggtaagtcagtgtgtttgcacaacactgttgacggggatgccatacagattcatgtcaaaaatcccgaactattgctttaacctatcgatggctgcatgaattgactttttgTTTTAGTGGTGTTTTTTGtcaaaagtgccgtcttgctgtcgtgccgaggtatagaatagctttagatatttatttcattcttccttggacatttcagtgattgtaattttcaaacttctttgagcttctgaaccagtgttttttttttttttaaagcttaaagatgatgaatgtaaacaaaccggtgaaatgacaggagcaaattgtgaaaaaagatacgttcttaccgtcaaatactttttattcctttttttggggggtgaggtttgttttcgagtagattttatttcgtcctcggttggttcagcaacacgctccgccagagatgggaccaagtcacacatgtgcaagtctcaagtaagtctcaagtcttaaccttcaagtcccaagtcttttttgtcttgggcaagtcaagtcaagtcacaggctatgtcaagtcaagtcaagtcctataataagtcaagtccaagtcaagtcaccttaggtgtattggcgtaattttagcagcagaatatgaatttaatacattgaaaaggcaattcataagtaaatgtcagtaaacatccctggcacatgtgcccaacctgttaaatatttgcattttaaatactcatgttctgtaaaatacataaaacaaaacagtaataatgtcacaaagttatttattgatggcaaaattgattgcaagattgaaagccaactaagtttctcacattgtcatcagccaacaagaaaaataaacagagaattggcaatgtgcgtagttaaaagagggtaggacgacaccttgggttaacaggggcatgagctcctccaatctctaatcacgtcagatgagatgattattattaataagatacacgtggagaaacctgaagtgacttcgatgtatgtttgcgccagtaaaaaaaaaaaaacccaaaggatagagaaatgtgtcggacataatttaggtctcaaaaagaagacctgttcacccatgcaaaagtgacatcatctcaccccatatgacaagctacgaggtgtgtgcaaaagcgctctctctctcgctctccgaggctgcctcagcctgtgcggagcggggacatatagaacgactttggcgcgggagtcttggttcccactataatagattgttacgaaaataaatgttaaatgaaatatgcatcccgtgcattcctttccacaggaactttgcctacaacgtttcggtcgtggctaacgcactgtcctccttaccacaagtgcaacgtttcgggaacaatacggaaaggacagtgcgtgggattcatctttccttgaacaattacccagagactttttaaattacctcactgggaaatatccaatgcacctgttcagttacagagttgtgctctctaaattgtagtcattcaaaccattgttttggcggcctggtagcctgatatactaaatgaaaattcatggtttggatgagtgcacaatttattttcgtaacactgtgttacagcgggaaccgagactcccgcacacagtcagcctattttgcagagtttagtattgctgctagcctgtattcaaacagcgagtggcatgccggtgaatccaaatcgtggcgcttttttcaatagtgcatgatgggcagtgggacggagttttcttttcttttcttttttgatctggtagtgtgacgaaaaaaatgtgcaggttgctgcactgctatttgaaacggctatgataaactcccctgcctctatgccctatggacagtctggctaatgtacacgaacacacttacacgaatttgtactgctcatgaacgtgtacatgttcacaagctgaccattagcttaaccctgaaacagaacaacagggtaggaagctgcttatgttattcagcatcacgactgcaaagtgcacaatcaacttactactactgatatacaatatcattaaacttgacgtaactacattgcttaccagcattcacataagaatttcacaataataaactgaatccctagctacatctgcaacggctaaaatcctcctaccgctcactctcgtggctaacaaTGGCTAATGAGGAGTTTAGCTGCTGTCACTAAataacacattaataaacttactgggcagaatggatcttcaaatgccggacgaaattggaggtcgtggtctggctgtcagaaatcgtcacgttgcaaatcttgcactgcgccgttcgtcgtttaccttctaggcagtagcccttgaagccgaaagtgatgactcttgggatggctgacatgatgatatgatgtgaaatctgtgaacacatcgtggcatggggcgtgccggtatatagcccacgcagagagcgtgcctgatggacagggcggtgacaacgcaacggcagtgcaatcaaaattactgaagtatgtgcatattacattttattttcacaataaaaacatgatggaaataacactcaagtcattgtgtgtcaagtcaagtcaagtcccgagtcttaaacttccaagtccgagtcaagtctcaagtattttcatgttttgtcaagtcaagtcacaagtcatgaaaacagtgactcgagtccaagtccctaAGTCCCAAGTCCCCACCtctgcgctccgccattttgtttttctctactcatggtatggagcacttgcatgtgacgtcacatccgctccaggtTGTaggcagacgccatcttgtcggtaaaacgccatatttccaccgTCTAACCGACActgactttttcttttttttttcgcccgaatcttcaaatattaccgtgccacaatgccggagagttgtatggcatataactgccacaacaggagaggtcagaaatcgggaagaaagtttcataggctgccacgggaccctgacaggcgtgcaaagtggattgctgctatcagccgggccgatgcaaacaacaagaacaaggcatgggaaccgactggaaagaacgatcactggcgcctgtgcagtgaccatttcatctcaggttcgccatgtatttatttcagtatatccatgtagttattcgcaacataagtttatgacttgctctaataaaaaaattccgggaagtgggaacctgagaaaagggttggggcgggggggtggattgggtctttagtggtGAGACATTCAATGTAGTCTCTAGATGTAAAATAATTTTATACTTTtaggatactactgatatatctagtatcagcactagtactcaatacttaagtgacttacccgtccaatgaggattgttattttcttgtttgcaagatgccacatctgaggggggctgacaaatcctgaatttctgtaaagataactgtccagagatttataagcacgcagcgcttcaccactgaacagcgagggaaagtttatgaggtaattatacacacctgggtattccacctctggcagttccagtcgtgaaaactacgtccggtaagcgataagggtcactaatctgtaggtcgtttattttagacatgtatctagttatctgttcattagaaaaatgagccgtgtagtccgtcggttgaaattgatccattttgtacacgagtgcagcagtattcagcggtgttttttaccgacaagatggcggctgtgtactttccggtcatgtgactgcaagatctctatatgagctgatagcctagtagtagagtagccaatcagagcgtgcgattgctcatatccagtgaatgtggatagaataatcagtgtttttcatgtcagtggtcataatgctatgactgatcagtgtgtgtgtgtgtacaggaaaTTGGACAGATGAGTGTGTTTACTGCTCTCTCTTAGGTGAAGGCTGGAGCGAAGGAGGTGGCGATATTCGGCGCTGCCTCTGAGCTGTTCAGTAAGAAGAACATTAACTGTTCTGTGGAGGAGAGTCTGCAGCGCTTCGAGGAAGTGATGTCAGCAGCCAAACAGGAAGGAGTCCCTGTACGAGGGTGAGACTGCCACTAacgcagcactgttgaattcttgatcagTTTTCGATTTAATCCGTCACCAAGAAGCTCCACCAGTTTGGGGGGGGATCAAATTatccaaagaacatgattctgttGTTcaggaatatacagtggtgcttgaaagtttgtgaaccctttagaattttctatatttctgcataaatatgacctaaaacatcatcagattttcacacaagtcctaaaagtagataaagagaacccagttaaacaaatgagacaaaaatattatacttggtcatttatttattgaggaaaaggatccaatattatatatctgtgagtggcaaaagtatgtgaacctctaggattagcagttaatttgaaggtgaaattagagtcaggtgttttcaatcaatgggatgacaatcaggtgtgagtgggcaaccctgttttatttaaagaacagggatctatcaaagtctgatctttacaacacatgtttgtggaagtgtatcatggcacgaacaaaggagatttctgaggacctcagaaaaagtgttgctgatgctcatcaggctggaaaaggttacaaaaccatctctaaagagtttgggctccaccaatccacagtcagacagattgtgtacaaatggaggaaattcaagaccattgttaccctccccaggagtggtcgaccaacaaagatcactccaaaaacaaggcatgtaatagtcagcaaggtcacaaaggaccgcagggtaacttctaagcaactgaaggcctctctcacattggctaatgtgaatgttcatgagtccaccatcaagagaacactgagcaacaatggtgtgcatggcagggttgcaaggagaaagccacttctcgccaaaagaacattgctgctcgtctgaagtttgctaaagatcacgtggacaagccattggaaaaatgttttgtggacagatgagaccaaaatagaactttttggtttaaatgagaagcattatgttttgagaaaggaaaacactgcattccagcataagaaccttatcccatctgtgaaatatagtggtggtagtatcatggtttggacctgttttgctgcatctgggccaggacggcttgccatcattgatggaacaatgaattctgaattataccagcgaattctaaaggaaaatgtcaggacatctgtccatgaactgaatctcaagggaaggtgggtcatgcagcaagacaacaaccctaagcacacaagtcgttctaccaaagaatggttaaagaagaataaagttaatgttttggaatggccaagtcaaagtcctgaccttaatccaatcgaaatgttgtggaaggacctgaagcgagcaattcatgtgaggaaacccaccaacatcccagagttgaagctgttctgtacagaggaacgggctaaaattcctccaagccggtgtgcaggactgatcaacagttaccggaaacgtttagtcgcagttattgctgcacaagggggtcacaccagatactgaaagcaaaggttcacatacttttgccactcacagatatgtaatattggatcattttcctcaataaataaatgaccaagtataatgtattgtttcatttgtttaactgggttctctttatctacttttaggacttgtgtgaaaatctgatgatgttttaggtcatatttatgcagaaatatagaaaattctaaagggttcacaaactttcaagcagcactgtaagtTAAAGCAGTGAGTTTGTTTTTTGGGTAACGTAAATGAGCTCCGTCTTAGTTttatagcagcagcagcagcaacccaGTGCAGTTTTGTATTAGTGTTTGATTActgataaatatttttttttccagctaTGTGTCATGTGTTCTGGGATGTCCTTACGAAGGCAAAGTCTCACCACTGAAGGTAGCTGATGTAGCGAAGCGTCTCTACGCGATGGGCTGTTACGAAATCTCACTAGGCGATACGATCGGAGTGGGAACGCCGGGCAGCATGTCCGAGATGCTGGAGGCGGTGATGAAGGAGGTGCCGGTCGATTCCCTGGCTGTTCACTGCCACGACACGTACGGGCAAGCGCTCGCTAACATCCTGGTCGCTCTACAGGTCAGCTATTCGTTCATCAGCTCTGCAGACGATGTCGAGTTTAAATTTCACACAAACCAGTTCAATCGAAAACAACTAAACCGTCACTTGCGTTATAGTTTCGTCGTCGTTGGTTTTCGATTGAACTGGTTTGTTGATGTTTGTGAATACTTTCCATTCTGTCCCTGATGATGGACCGTATGTCCAAAAGCTCGGAATAAAACTTCGTAAATGGATGTAGAAGATTCGGTTTTTATTATTGACTCAGTATCATTCCCATATACAAACAAACTTTGGATATAATATACGGCTTGTTGTACGACTTCCTGTAGTGATTGTAATGTTCGGAGTCTCGCGGTAAATTTTGTGCAATGTGCtcaaaatatgttttgttttgtttttttcactttAATCTCATTAAGCATCCTAGAAGTCAGTTTTTTGCAGATGATTCGTAAAGCAGTATTTTTAGAACATGAATAAGGCGTCACATAGCATTtggatgtttgtttttttgtttttgtaacttGTACAGAACGGCGTGAGCGTCGTGGACTCGTCAGTGTCTGGATTGGGAGGCTGTCCGTACGCTCAGGGGGCTTCTGGAAACGTGGCTACAGAGGACGTTGTGTACATGCTGCATGGACTCGGCATCCATACGGTAAGCGTACACATCACTGCAAAAGGGGGGAAaaggggtatttatttatttcattcaaatttatttatttatttatttttaaataatcatgACATCGTCAAAAACAGAGCTGCACTGAACGTGTCCTACGACACTGGTGTTCAATTTTCGGTTCATATTGATCAGAAGCTTGGTGTTTATTAATGCGGTCATTTGAATGTTATCGTTACCATAGTAACAGCTTGCACAGGGATGAGTACGATGGACGTTCTGCttaaactgactttttttttttttttaattattaaatgtGTGCGCTTGATTTTTGGTGAAGTTTTGTGTAAGATGTTTGtttaactgtggcagcgggggcgtggtcaagtgttggtttgtgaatggagggcggggccagggaaggtgagtggcaaagtgatcacacttatggcccttttccactaccctttttcagctcacttcagcccgacacggctcacattTCGACTACCtttgagcagcacgactcagctcgcttcagccctactcagcacccaaaactcgcacggttttggagtggggctgaagcaagccgagccgagtggggctaggggcgtgaggagacactcccctgtgcactaattggtgaggaggagtgtcctcacatgcccacacacgccccgcgagcacgctgggatctgtaaacaccgtaaacccggaagaagaataattacgaattacgagaatttccgaagccttatgcgcctcgcctcatctatacgctcttgccagtatctgttggcgttgtcggtgacaacaagccacagcaccaagaccagcaacactaacgactccatgtcctccatgtttattgtttactatccgggtcgtgagactaccgcttaaaaggtcactgatgtcactgtttgcgccgcctaacgacatcacgtgacgtccacccactttcgctaactccacccaatgtgtccacccacttccagccagcacggctcagcgcggttgtagtcgaaatgcaactccaacagccccactcagctcgactcagcccaactcagcacggcacggctcagcccaactcagccgcgttggtagtggaaaagcggcattattgtcgtgtgtgtgttttcacaatgATGACAGAGCAATGAAAAAGAGGGGGAAATGAAGAGGTTGCTGTCTCCCAaccaaagtgtgtgtgagagataatgttgagctgaaaagcaaaacagaataaaaaggactgtgtaattTCCCGCCTGCCTGCGCTACAGTGTTCCACCCACCCCAGGAACACACCACACTGGTGCCGAAAGCCGGGAATACTGATGTTTCCAAACACCGTCCTTTTTATTGTGAGTTTTTTGCTTTTGAGCTCAATGTTATGTCTTACACACACCAGCTTTGGCTGAGAGATGGGCACCTCTTCGTTGTCCCTTTCCTCTTCACCGCTCAGTCATCACCGTGGAAGACAGACACGCACACCAATTGACAGCAGGTATGATCACTTTGCTACTCACCTTCCCTAGACCCgccttccattcacaaaccaatgcttgaccacac belongs to Neoarius graeffei isolate fNeoGra1 chromosome 11, fNeoGra1.pri, whole genome shotgun sequence and includes:
- the hmgcl gene encoding hydroxymethylglutaryl-CoA lyase, mitochondrial isoform X2; amino-acid sequence: MIDCLDLEVRLHATRPLPEKVKIVEVGPRDGLQNEKTIVPAEVKIRLIDMLSEAGLPVIEATSFVSPKWVPQMADQEEVMRGINRKPGVNYPVLAPNLKGYRAAVKAGAKEVAIFGAASELFSKKNINCSVEESLQRFEEVMSAAKQEGVPVRGYVSCVLGCPYEGKVSPLKVADVAKRLYAMGCYEISLGDTIGVGTPGSMSEMLEAVMKEVPVDSLAVHCHDTYGQALANILVALQNGVSVVDSSVSGLGGCPYAQGASGNVATEDVVYMLHGLGIHTGVDLQKLMDAGSFICRSLNRRTGSKVAQASCKL
- the hmgcl gene encoding hydroxymethylglutaryl-CoA lyase, mitochondrial isoform X1 gives rise to the protein MAAAAALGMRMRLVQTSFRPGSGHCCFSAAKSVRLHATRPLPEKVKIVEVGPRDGLQNEKTIVPAEVKIRLIDMLSEAGLPVIEATSFVSPKWVPQMADQEEVMRGINRKPGVNYPVLAPNLKGYRAAVKAGAKEVAIFGAASELFSKKNINCSVEESLQRFEEVMSAAKQEGVPVRGYVSCVLGCPYEGKVSPLKVADVAKRLYAMGCYEISLGDTIGVGTPGSMSEMLEAVMKEVPVDSLAVHCHDTYGQALANILVALQNGVSVVDSSVSGLGGCPYAQGASGNVATEDVVYMLHGLGIHTGVDLQKLMDAGSFICRSLNRRTGSKVAQASCKL